One Pseudomonas brassicacearum genomic region harbors:
- a CDS encoding LysR family transcriptional regulator, with the protein MTHPVLSRSLFNRLRYKHLHMLVALSASQNLHRASQSLNMSQPAATRMLHEIEDMFGCDLFERLPRGMRPTALGQELIRFAELALSGLDRCAEDLLARQQGGYGYLSIGTIMGAAPDLVMDSIARIKALNPQLRIRIMGDTSDQVIQLLEQGRIDLAIARRNAATDSEHYDFEQLGNERLLVVVHAGHPLARRKKLDLAELVSDWPWILQPETSPARIGLDQALQRLALPTPADIIECSSVYSMQQLIQLTDAIMVLSETALRDYLKMGLVVALPVALDVQLAPFGLLRRKGEPVNRELGLFIDLLRTQAGAGR; encoded by the coding sequence ATGACTCATCCAGTATTGTCGCGCAGTCTGTTCAACCGCCTGCGCTACAAGCACTTGCACATGCTGGTGGCCTTGAGCGCCAGCCAGAACCTGCACCGGGCTTCCCAGAGCCTGAACATGTCGCAACCGGCGGCGACCCGGATGCTGCACGAGATCGAGGACATGTTCGGTTGCGACCTGTTCGAGCGACTGCCCCGGGGCATGCGCCCGACCGCCCTGGGCCAGGAGCTGATTCGCTTTGCCGAATTGGCCCTCAGCGGCCTGGACCGCTGCGCCGAAGACCTGCTGGCCCGGCAGCAGGGCGGTTATGGTTACCTGTCCATCGGCACCATCATGGGGGCGGCTCCGGACCTGGTCATGGACTCCATCGCCCGGATCAAGGCGCTCAATCCGCAGCTGCGGATCCGCATCATGGGGGACACCAGCGACCAGGTGATCCAGTTGCTGGAGCAAGGCCGCATCGACCTGGCCATCGCCCGGCGCAACGCCGCCACCGACAGCGAGCACTACGACTTCGAACAACTGGGCAATGAACGGCTGCTGGTGGTGGTCCACGCCGGCCATCCCCTGGCCCGGCGCAAAAAACTGGACCTGGCCGAACTGGTCAGCGACTGGCCGTGGATCCTGCAACCGGAAACCAGCCCGGCACGCATCGGCCTCGATCAAGCGCTGCAGCGTCTTGCGCTGCCGACGCCCGCAGACATCATCGAATGCAGCTCGGTGTATTCCATGCAACAACTGATTCAACTGACCGACGCGATCATGGTGCTCTCGGAAACCGCCTTGCGCGATTACCTGAAGATGGGCCTGGTGGTGGCGCTGCCGGTGGCGCTGGACGTGCAATTGGCGCCGTTTGGCTTGTTGCGGCGCAAGGGGGAGCCGGTGAACCGGGAGCTGGGGTTGTTCATTGACCTGCTGCGCACGCAGGCCGGGGCGGGAAGGTAG
- a CDS encoding PDR/VanB family oxidoreductase, with protein sequence MIEVQVAARHNEAVDICSYELIRVDGLALPAFTAGAHIDVHLPDGLIRQYSLCNHPEERHRYLIGVLKDSTSRGGSRSLHELIQPGMRLRISEPRNLFPLAPEARRSLLFAGGIGITPILCMAEHLAQSGAAFELHYCARSRERAAFVERLRQSPYADRVFLHFDEEPETLLDAARVLATPSDDLHLYVCGPGGFMQHVLDTAKVQGWQEPHLHREYFAAAPTDTSADGRFSVKLASSGQVFEVPADRSVVQVLESHGIEIPISCEQGVCGTCLTRVLEGVPEHRDMFLTEAEQACNDQFTPCCSRSKTPLLVLDL encoded by the coding sequence ATGATCGAAGTCCAGGTGGCGGCGCGGCACAACGAAGCCGTCGATATCTGCAGCTACGAGCTGATCCGCGTCGATGGTCTTGCGCTGCCGGCGTTCACGGCCGGTGCCCATATCGACGTGCACTTGCCCGACGGCCTGATACGCCAGTATTCGCTGTGCAACCACCCAGAGGAGCGGCACCGCTACCTGATTGGCGTACTCAAGGACTCCACCTCGCGCGGCGGGTCACGCAGTTTGCATGAGTTGATCCAGCCCGGCATGCGCCTGCGCATCAGCGAGCCCCGCAACCTGTTTCCCCTCGCGCCTGAGGCCCGGCGCAGCCTGCTGTTTGCCGGCGGCATCGGCATTACGCCAATCCTGTGCATGGCCGAACACTTGGCCCAGAGCGGTGCGGCGTTCGAACTGCACTACTGCGCCCGGTCCCGGGAGCGAGCAGCCTTTGTCGAACGTTTGCGCCAATCACCTTATGCCGATCGGGTTTTCCTGCATTTCGATGAAGAACCCGAAACGCTGCTGGACGCCGCTCGGGTGCTGGCTACGCCCAGTGACGACCTGCATCTTTATGTGTGCGGTCCCGGCGGTTTCATGCAGCACGTACTCGACACCGCCAAAGTCCAGGGCTGGCAGGAACCCCACCTGCACCGAGAATACTTCGCCGCCGCGCCTACCGACACCAGCGCCGATGGCCGCTTCTCAGTGAAACTGGCCAGCAGCGGCCAGGTCTTCGAAGTGCCGGCGGACCGCAGCGTGGTGCAGGTGCTGGAAAGCCATGGCATCGAGATTCCGATTTCCTGCGAACAAGGCGTGTGCGGCACCTGCCTGACCCGCGTGTTGGAGGGCGTGCCGGAGCACCGGGACATGTTCCTGACCGAGGCTGAACAGGCGTGCAACGACCAGTTCACGCCCTGTTGCTCCCGGTCGAAGACGCCGTTGCTGGTGTTGGATCTCTAA
- a CDS encoding aromatic ring-hydroxylating oxygenase subunit alpha: MYPKNAWYVACTPDEIADKPLGRQICGEKMAFYRGHEGKVAAVEDFCPHRGAPLSLGYVENGNLVCGYHGLVMGGDGRTVEMPGQRVRGFPCNKTFAVEERHGFIWVWPGDQALADPALIHHLEWAESDEWAYGGGLFHIQCDYRLMIDNLMDLTHETYVHASSIGQKEIDEAPPVTTVEGDEVVTARHMENIMAPPFWRMALRGNNLADDVPVDRWQICRFTPPSHVLIEVGVAHAGNGGYHAAPQFKASSIVVDFITPETETSIWYFWGMARHFQPQDEALTASIREGQGKIFSEDLEMLERQQRNLLDHPQRNLLKLNIDAGGVQSRRVLERWIAREREAQPGLIASSHQPQLAEQRP, encoded by the coding sequence ATGTACCCCAAAAACGCCTGGTACGTTGCCTGCACCCCCGATGAAATTGCCGACAAGCCTCTGGGCCGCCAGATCTGTGGCGAGAAGATGGCTTTTTACCGTGGGCATGAAGGCAAGGTCGCGGCCGTGGAAGACTTCTGCCCCCATCGTGGCGCCCCGCTCTCCTTGGGCTACGTCGAAAACGGCAACCTGGTGTGCGGTTATCACGGCCTGGTGATGGGTGGCGACGGCAGGACCGTGGAAATGCCAGGACAACGGGTACGGGGTTTTCCTTGCAACAAGACCTTTGCGGTGGAGGAACGCCATGGCTTCATCTGGGTCTGGCCGGGTGACCAGGCGCTGGCCGATCCGGCGCTGATCCATCATCTGGAATGGGCCGAAAGTGACGAGTGGGCCTACGGTGGCGGCCTGTTCCATATCCAGTGCGACTACCGCCTGATGATCGACAACCTGATGGACCTGACCCACGAAACCTACGTGCACGCCTCCAGCATCGGCCAGAAGGAAATCGACGAAGCGCCGCCCGTGACCACGGTCGAGGGCGACGAAGTGGTCACCGCCCGGCACATGGAAAACATCATGGCTCCGCCCTTCTGGCGCATGGCGCTGCGCGGTAACAACCTGGCCGACGATGTGCCGGTGGATCGCTGGCAGATCTGCCGCTTCACCCCGCCCAGCCATGTGCTGATCGAGGTGGGCGTGGCCCATGCCGGCAACGGCGGCTATCACGCCGCGCCGCAATTCAAGGCGTCGAGCATCGTGGTGGATTTCATCACCCCGGAAACCGAAACCTCCATTTGGTACTTCTGGGGCATGGCCCGGCACTTCCAGCCGCAGGATGAGGCTTTGACCGCGAGCATTCGCGAAGGCCAGGGAAAGATCTTCAGCGAAGACCTGGAAATGCTTGAGCGCCAGCAGCGCAACCTGCTGGATCACCCGCAACGCAACCTGCTCAAGCTCAACATCGATGCCGGCGGCGTGCAGTCGCGTCGTGTGCTGGAGCGCTGGATTGCCCGGGAGCGTGAAGCCCAGCCCGGATTGATTGCCAGCAGCCATCAGCCACAACTGGCGGAGCAACGGCCATGA
- a CDS encoding MFS transporter: MKTLPVSVLAKISWRLLPFLLLMYIMAFLDRANVGFAKQAFQADTGIGDAAFAFGAGVFFAGYALLEVPSNLILHRVGARLWMCRIMVTWGLVSAAMVFAHNETSFYVLRFLLGVAEAGFFPGVILYLTYWFPSAARGKAMGFFYFGAPLAFIFGSPLSGLLLELDGFGGVHGWQWLFAVEGLMASAVGVWAYWYLDNRPADAKWLTVEERRQVQELLDAEDQHKQSHGRSLLSVLCQPSVLYLCLIYLLIQASVYGVVFYLPTQVAGLLGSKVGLMVGLVTAIPWVCALCAAYLIPGYSDRTGQRRRTAALTLLMAAAGIACSVSVSSPLLGIIALCFAASGFIAVQPVFWTFPSSYLAGSAAAAGIALINSFGALGGFIAPVLKNWAEGAFHSPAAGLYVLAATTVIAALLVLGIHSPGQRASNTPATV, encoded by the coding sequence ATGAAGACTCTTCCTGTGTCTGTGCTGGCCAAGATTTCCTGGCGCCTGCTGCCCTTCCTGCTGCTGATGTACATCATGGCTTTTCTCGACCGGGCCAACGTTGGCTTCGCCAAACAGGCCTTCCAGGCCGACACCGGTATCGGCGACGCCGCATTCGCGTTTGGTGCGGGCGTGTTCTTCGCCGGCTACGCACTGCTGGAAGTGCCCAGCAACCTTATCCTGCACCGCGTCGGTGCGCGGTTGTGGATGTGCCGGATCATGGTCACCTGGGGCCTCGTGTCGGCCGCCATGGTCTTTGCCCACAACGAAACCAGTTTCTACGTGCTGCGCTTCCTGCTGGGCGTGGCCGAAGCCGGATTCTTCCCTGGCGTGATTCTCTACCTCACTTATTGGTTCCCCTCGGCGGCCCGGGGCAAGGCCATGGGCTTCTTCTACTTCGGCGCACCGCTGGCGTTCATTTTCGGCAGTCCGCTGTCGGGGCTGTTGTTGGAGCTGGACGGTTTCGGCGGTGTCCACGGCTGGCAATGGCTGTTCGCCGTAGAAGGCCTGATGGCTTCGGCGGTGGGTGTGTGGGCCTACTGGTACCTGGACAACCGCCCCGCCGATGCGAAGTGGCTGACTGTTGAGGAGCGCCGCCAGGTCCAGGAACTGCTTGATGCCGAAGACCAGCACAAACAATCCCATGGCCGCAGCCTGCTCAGCGTGTTGTGCCAGCCTTCGGTGCTGTACCTGTGCCTGATCTACCTGCTGATCCAGGCCAGCGTCTACGGCGTGGTGTTTTACCTGCCGACCCAGGTGGCCGGGTTGCTGGGCAGCAAGGTTGGCCTGATGGTGGGCCTGGTCACGGCCATTCCGTGGGTTTGTGCACTGTGCGCGGCCTACCTGATTCCCGGTTACAGCGACCGCACTGGCCAACGCCGCCGCACGGCTGCGTTGACCCTGTTGATGGCCGCCGCCGGGATCGCCTGCTCGGTGAGCGTTTCCAGCCCACTGCTGGGCATCATCGCCCTGTGCTTCGCCGCTTCCGGCTTCATCGCCGTGCAACCGGTGTTCTGGACCTTTCCCTCCAGTTACCTGGCTGGCAGTGCCGCTGCGGCAGGTATCGCGCTGATCAACTCCTTCGGCGCCCTCGGCGGTTTCATTGCCCCGGTGCTGAAGAACTGGGCCGAAGGCGCCTTCCACTCCCCTGCGGCGGGCCTTTACGTGCTCGCCGCCACCACCGTCATCGCCGCGTTGCTGGTACTGGGCATCCACTCCCCCGGCCAACGCGCTTCGAACACACCGGCCACGGTTTAA
- a CDS encoding AraC family transcriptional regulator translates to MTACNWIDLKQDATSGIETVHAHFEGHAYDPHWHDTYLVGVTEQGVQQFHCRRQQHNSTPGKVFLLEPGELHDGNAPQANGFTYRTLYLEPQWLERELRSLFDEAPDNAQLGFAATLTDDARLASATALAFQSLHEQEIRIVRQTALDTLLANLTQHLHWRARINPDPRLPLVAQQARDYLHSHLHEDIGLDDLARVTGVDRFRLTRAFKAAFGLAPHAYLIQLRLARARRLLAQGESAVAVAAMLGFADQSHLGRWFQRAYRLSPADYRKRCSIVPD, encoded by the coding sequence ATGACGGCATGCAACTGGATCGATCTCAAGCAGGACGCCACGTCCGGTATCGAGACCGTGCATGCGCATTTCGAGGGGCATGCCTACGATCCCCATTGGCACGACACGTACCTGGTGGGCGTGACCGAGCAGGGCGTGCAGCAGTTTCATTGCCGCCGCCAGCAGCACAACAGCACGCCAGGCAAGGTGTTTCTGCTCGAGCCGGGTGAGTTGCATGACGGCAATGCGCCCCAGGCCAACGGTTTTACCTACCGCACCTTGTACCTGGAACCCCAGTGGCTGGAGCGCGAACTGCGCTCCTTGTTCGACGAGGCGCCGGACAACGCCCAGTTGGGGTTCGCCGCCACTCTGACGGACGATGCGCGGCTGGCCAGTGCCACCGCCCTGGCGTTCCAGAGCCTGCATGAACAGGAGATTCGCATCGTGCGCCAGACCGCCCTGGACACCTTGCTGGCCAACCTGACCCAACACTTGCACTGGCGGGCGCGGATCAATCCTGACCCACGCTTGCCATTGGTCGCGCAACAGGCTCGTGATTATCTGCACAGTCACCTGCACGAAGACATCGGGTTGGATGACCTGGCGCGGGTCACTGGTGTCGATCGTTTCCGCCTGACCCGTGCGTTCAAGGCCGCTTTCGGCCTGGCACCCCATGCCTATCTGATCCAGTTGCGCCTGGCCCGCGCCCGGCGTTTGCTGGCCCAGGGTGAGAGTGCCGTGGCGGTGGCAGCCATGCTTGGCTTTGCCGACCAAAGCCACCTGGGCCGCTGGTTCCAGCGCGCCTATCGACTGAGTCCGGCGGACTACCGCAAGCGCTGCTCAATTGTTCCAGACTGA
- a CDS encoding GlcG/HbpS family heme-binding protein — MKTKAVLTEQDVAMLLVAAKDLAHQREWAVSICVVDDGGHPLGLLRLDDASPLSAYIATEKARTAAMGRRDSKVFEDMINGGRYAFLSAPHLQGMLEGGVTIRHDGQCIGAIGVSGVKAEQDAELARLAVEAALPQA, encoded by the coding sequence ATGAAAACCAAAGCGGTACTCACTGAACAAGACGTTGCCATGTTGCTGGTAGCGGCCAAGGATCTGGCGCACCAGCGGGAATGGGCGGTGTCGATCTGTGTGGTAGACGATGGAGGCCATCCCCTGGGACTGTTGCGCCTGGATGACGCCTCGCCGCTATCGGCCTACATCGCCACGGAAAAAGCCCGCACCGCCGCCATGGGCCGGCGCGACAGCAAGGTCTTCGAGGACATGATCAACGGCGGCCGCTACGCCTTCCTCAGCGCCCCGCACCTGCAAGGCATGCTTGAAGGCGGCGTGACGATCCGTCATGACGGCCAATGCATCGGCGCCATCGGCGTGTCCGGGGTCAAGGCCGAGCAGGATGCGGAATTGGCGCGTCTGGCGGTGGAGGCGGCGCTGCCGCAAGCCTGA
- a CDS encoding aldolase/citrate lyase family protein encodes MTMPHNAFKAALTSKHTQYGIWAGFASGYAAEIVAGTGYDWMLIDGEHAPNTVPSVLSQLQAVAPYATAPVVRAVTGDANLIKQLLDVGAQTLMIPMVETAEQAQALVRAMRYPPHGIRGVGGGLTRATRWDGVANYLTTAHEELCLIVQVESRTGVENVEAIAAVEGVDAVFIGPADLSIGLGHAGNPGHPEVQERIQFAVNATLAAGKACGILAPNEEDARRYQGWGCQFIAVAIDISLLRQSALATLARYREPATVQAPSRTY; translated from the coding sequence ATGACCATGCCCCACAATGCCTTCAAGGCCGCGCTGACCTCCAAGCATACGCAGTACGGCATCTGGGCCGGCTTCGCCAGCGGTTACGCCGCCGAAATCGTCGCCGGCACCGGTTACGACTGGATGCTGATCGACGGCGAACACGCACCCAACACCGTGCCCAGCGTGCTCAGCCAGCTCCAGGCCGTAGCGCCCTATGCCACCGCGCCGGTGGTGCGAGCGGTGACCGGCGATGCCAACCTGATCAAGCAACTGTTGGACGTCGGCGCCCAGACCCTGATGATTCCCATGGTCGAGACCGCTGAACAAGCCCAGGCCCTGGTGCGCGCCATGCGTTATCCGCCCCACGGCATTCGCGGGGTGGGCGGTGGCCTGACCCGCGCCACCCGCTGGGACGGCGTCGCCAACTACCTCACCACGGCCCATGAAGAGCTGTGCCTGATCGTCCAGGTGGAGTCGCGCACCGGGGTGGAAAACGTCGAGGCCATCGCCGCCGTCGAAGGGGTGGATGCGGTGTTCATCGGCCCCGCCGACCTGTCCATCGGACTTGGCCATGCGGGCAATCCTGGCCACCCCGAAGTCCAGGAGCGTATTCAGTTCGCGGTCAATGCCACCCTCGCGGCCGGCAAGGCCTGCGGCATCCTCGCGCCCAACGAAGAAGACGCCCGCCGTTATCAGGGCTGGGGTTGCCAGTTCATTGCCGTGGCCATCGACATCAGCCTGCTGCGCCAGAGTGCCCTTGCCACCCTCGCCCGCTACCGCGAACCCGCCACCGTTCAAGCGCCGTCGCGCACTTACTGA
- a CDS encoding LysE family translocator: MDQLLPFALFAFVASITPGPTNILVLSHSSRFGLATTLPIILGACAAAALLVLLVGTGLGDVLARHATIQTLLSWAGIAWLSWMAWQIFSAPAQAIDPDRPAEGPRLGLAGAAGLQLVNPKTWMMALAVVSVFAGAEADRTVRVLWLSLAFFAISIPCMTLWAYLGLGAARFCRSAVAMGRFNRTMAVLLLVSAWATLVV, encoded by the coding sequence ATGGACCAGTTACTGCCGTTTGCCTTGTTCGCCTTTGTCGCCTCCATCACCCCGGGTCCGACCAATATCCTGGTGTTGAGCCATAGCTCGCGCTTCGGCCTGGCCACCACCTTGCCGATCATCCTCGGCGCGTGCGCGGCGGCAGCCTTGTTGGTGCTCCTGGTCGGCACGGGGTTGGGGGATGTGCTCGCGCGCCATGCCACGATTCAAACATTGCTCTCATGGGCTGGCATCGCCTGGTTGAGTTGGATGGCCTGGCAGATCTTCAGCGCGCCGGCCCAGGCCATTGACCCGGACCGGCCCGCCGAAGGCCCGCGACTGGGCCTGGCGGGTGCGGCCGGGTTGCAGTTGGTGAACCCGAAAACCTGGATGATGGCGCTGGCGGTGGTCAGCGTGTTTGCTGGCGCCGAGGCTGACCGTACCGTGCGGGTGCTCTGGCTATCCCTGGCGTTTTTTGCGATTTCCATTCCGTGCATGACCCTGTGGGCCTATCTGGGCCTCGGCGCTGCCCGGTTCTGCCGTTCCGCCGTGGCCATGGGCCGGTTCAATCGGACCATGGCGGTGTTGTTGCTGGTGTCGGCATGGGCGACGTTGGTGGTCTGA
- the rhmD gene encoding L-rhamnonate dehydratase encodes MGIPTIKHVRAIVLRGGGADYHDQADGHWIDDHIATPMSKYPDYRQSRRSFGINVLGTLVVEIEASDGAVGFAVTTGGEPAAYIVEKHLARFVEGARVTDIEKIWDQMYQSTLYYGRKGLVINTISGVDLALWDLLGKIRQEPVHQLLGGAVRDELQFYATGARPDLAQNMGFIGGKMPLHHGPAEGEEGLRKNLEALATMRERVGPDFWLMLDCWMSLDLNYATKLAVGAHEHGLKWIEEALPPDDYWGYAALRKNVPKGMLVTTGEHEATRWGFRMLLEMGCCDIIQPDVGWCGGLTELVKISALADAHNALVIPHGSSVYSYHFVATRHNSPFAEFLMMAPKADEVVPMFHPQLLGEPVPVQGRMRLSVLDQPGFGVTLNPECQLHRPYNR; translated from the coding sequence ATGGGTATCCCCACTATCAAACACGTCCGCGCCATCGTCCTGCGAGGTGGCGGCGCGGATTATCACGACCAGGCGGACGGCCACTGGATCGACGATCACATCGCCACACCGATGAGCAAATACCCGGACTACCGCCAGAGTCGCCGCAGCTTCGGCATCAACGTACTCGGCACCCTGGTGGTAGAGATCGAGGCCAGCGACGGCGCGGTCGGGTTTGCCGTGACCACCGGCGGCGAACCGGCGGCCTACATCGTTGAGAAGCACCTGGCGCGATTCGTCGAGGGTGCCCGGGTCACCGACATCGAAAAGATCTGGGACCAGATGTACCAATCGACGCTCTACTACGGCCGAAAGGGCCTGGTAATCAACACGATTTCCGGCGTGGACCTGGCGCTCTGGGACTTGCTGGGCAAGATTCGCCAGGAACCGGTGCATCAATTGCTCGGCGGCGCGGTGCGCGATGAGTTGCAGTTCTACGCCACCGGTGCACGGCCGGACCTGGCGCAGAACATGGGCTTCATCGGCGGCAAGATGCCTTTGCATCACGGTCCGGCCGAAGGCGAGGAAGGCCTGCGCAAGAACCTCGAGGCACTGGCGACGATGCGCGAACGGGTCGGTCCGGACTTTTGGCTAATGCTCGATTGCTGGATGAGCCTGGACCTCAACTACGCCACCAAACTTGCGGTCGGCGCCCATGAGCACGGCTTGAAATGGATCGAAGAGGCCCTGCCTCCCGACGATTACTGGGGCTATGCGGCGCTGCGCAAAAACGTCCCCAAGGGCATGCTGGTGACCACCGGCGAGCACGAGGCCACCCGCTGGGGCTTCCGTATGCTCCTGGAAATGGGCTGCTGCGACATTATCCAGCCCGACGTCGGCTGGTGTGGCGGGCTCACCGAACTGGTGAAAATCTCGGCCCTGGCCGACGCCCACAACGCGCTGGTGATCCCCCACGGTTCTTCGGTCTACAGCTACCACTTCGTCGCCACCCGGCATAACAGCCCGTTCGCCGAGTTCCTGATGATGGCGCCCAAGGCGGACGAAGTGGTGCCGATGTTCCACCCGCAATTGCTGGGCGAGCCGGTACCGGTGCAAGGCCGCATGCGCCTGTCGGTCCTCGACCAACCCGGCTTCGGCGTGACGCTAAACCCTGAGTGCCAACTGCACCGGCCTTATAACCGCTAG
- the aldA gene encoding aldehyde dehydrogenase: MSSVPVFQNFINGQFTHSEAHLDVFNPATGALLSQVPASNAADVDQALAAARAAQKDWSAKPAIERAGHLRRIAAKLRENVAHLARTITLEQGKISALAEVEVNFTADYLDYMAEWARRIEGEIITSDRPGENIFLFRKPLGVVAGILPWNFPFFLIARKMAPALLTGNTIVIKPSEETPNNCFEFARLVAETDLPPGVFNVVCGDGQVGAALSGHKGVDMISFTGSVDTGSRIMTAAAPNITKLNLELGGKAPAIVLADADLALAVKAIRDSRIINTGQVCNCAERVYVERKVADQFIEQISAAMSATRYGDPIAEADVEMGPLINRQGLDSVERKVRTALSQGASLVSGGSVADRPSGFHFQPTVLAGCNASMDIMRDEIFGPVLPIQIIDDLDEAIALANDCDYGLTSSVYTRDLSRAMHAIRGLDFGETYVNRENFEAMQGFHAGVRKSGVGGADGKHGLYEYTHTHAVYLQS; encoded by the coding sequence ATGTCATCCGTTCCTGTGTTCCAGAACTTCATCAACGGCCAGTTCACCCACAGCGAGGCGCACCTGGACGTGTTCAACCCGGCTACTGGGGCATTGCTGTCCCAAGTCCCGGCTTCCAACGCCGCCGACGTCGATCAGGCCCTGGCTGCCGCCCGCGCCGCGCAGAAAGACTGGTCGGCCAAACCGGCCATCGAACGCGCCGGACACCTGCGCCGCATCGCCGCCAAACTGCGGGAAAACGTCGCCCACCTGGCGCGCACCATCACCCTGGAACAAGGCAAGATCAGTGCCCTGGCCGAGGTGGAGGTCAATTTCACCGCCGACTATCTCGACTACATGGCCGAATGGGCCCGGCGCATCGAAGGCGAGATCATCACCAGCGACCGCCCCGGTGAAAACATCTTCCTGTTCCGCAAGCCGCTGGGCGTGGTGGCCGGGATCCTGCCGTGGAACTTTCCGTTTTTCCTGATCGCTCGCAAGATGGCACCGGCGCTGTTGACCGGCAACACCATCGTCATCAAGCCCAGCGAAGAAACCCCGAACAACTGCTTCGAATTCGCCCGGTTGGTGGCCGAGACCGACCTGCCACCCGGCGTGTTCAATGTCGTATGCGGCGACGGCCAGGTGGGCGCTGCGCTGAGCGGTCACAAAGGCGTGGACATGATCAGCTTCACCGGCAGCGTCGACACCGGCTCACGGATCATGACGGCGGCGGCGCCGAACATTACCAAGCTCAACCTGGAACTGGGCGGCAAGGCCCCGGCCATCGTGCTGGCGGACGCCGATCTGGCGCTGGCGGTGAAAGCCATTCGCGATTCACGGATCATCAACACCGGGCAAGTCTGCAACTGTGCCGAACGCGTCTACGTGGAACGCAAGGTCGCTGATCAATTCATCGAGCAAATCAGCGCGGCAATGTCTGCCACCCGCTACGGCGACCCGATCGCCGAAGCCGACGTGGAGATGGGCCCGCTGATCAACCGCCAGGGCCTGGACAGCGTGGAACGCAAGGTTCGAACCGCCCTCAGCCAAGGCGCCAGCCTGGTCAGCGGCGGCAGCGTGGCGGACCGCCCCAGTGGTTTCCACTTCCAACCCACGGTACTGGCCGGTTGCAACGCATCAATGGACATCATGCGTGACGAAATCTTCGGTCCGGTGCTGCCGATCCAGATCATTGACGACCTGGACGAGGCCATCGCCCTGGCCAACGACTGCGACTACGGCCTGACTTCTTCGGTCTACACCCGGGACCTGAGCCGGGCCATGCACGCCATTCGTGGCCTGGACTTTGGCGAGACCTACGTCAACCGCGAAAACTTCGAAGCCATGCAGGGCTTCCATGCCGGCGTGCGTAAATCCGGGGTGGGTGGGGCCGATGGCAAGCATGGTTTGTATGAGTACACCCATACCCATGCGGTGTACTTGCAAAGCTGA